In the Phaseolus vulgaris cultivar G19833 chromosome 7, P. vulgaris v2.0, whole genome shotgun sequence genome, one interval contains:
- the LOC137829841 gene encoding increased DNA methylation 2 — MVSEADLKNVTPNDDQCFLMYFIVGTYFGPDIKTESATKKSILQRVAEGFPPYTLNQLTNSFIKVVELERVYYYILRKSDKSMILKLTFLRRFFQGQGGNSNYPHFLDLFPPHLHPQSRFKNRYKIIHNIVFIDNPDSSYIKPEDVERFKRLSGVEELHVDIEAAGLQLGASSYDNCVLSNSNMPMRNFENESCGGFYKFRDNVHGVGRVSDATSHRYHVGGIEDEESDEEEKVGPAMLVLPSRPSREELYDIVAATKNGFALTGTVAKTQFGPSIGLVDIGESEDSYLFRVSLPGVKRDEKEFFCDVELDGKILISGVTITGERVVYRYSKAFEMQTQNLCPPGKFGMSFQLPGPVDPHQFSGNFGTDGVLEGIVMKAK; from the exons ATGGTTTCCGAGGCTGATCTAAAAAATGTGACCCCTAATGATGATCAGTGCTTTTTAATGTATTTCATCGTGGGAACCTACTTTGGTCCTGACATCAAAACCGAATCAGCcacaaaaaaatcaattttgcaGAGAGTAGCAGAAGGGTTTCCTCCATACACATTGAACCAATTGACCAATTCCTTCATCAAAGTTGTCGAATTGGAGCGTGTCTATTACTATATCCTCAGGAAAAGTGATAAATCAATGATCCTTAAATTGACCTTCCTGCGTCGATTCTTTCAAGGCCAGGGTGGAAACAGCAATTACCCCCACTTTCTCGATTTGTTCCCGCCCCACTTGCACCCTCAATCCCGCTTCAAAAACCGCTATAAAATCATTCACAACATTGTGTTTATTGACAACCCTGATAGCAGTTACATAAAGCCAGAGGATGTTGAGAGGTTCAAGAGACTGAGTGGGGTGGAAGAGTTGCATGTGGACATAGAGGCTGCCGGATTGCAACTGGGTGCTTCTTCTTACGACAATTGTGTTCTCAGCAACTCTAACATGCCCATGAGGAATTTTGAGAATGAGTCCTGTGGTGGTTTTTATAAGTTTAGGGACAATGTTCATGGTGTTGGACGTGTGAGTGATGCTACAAGTCATCGTTATCATGTTGGTGGTATTGAAGATGAGGAGAGTGATGAAGAGGAAAAAGTTGGGCCAGCTATGTTGGTCCTTCCTTCGCGTCCTTCTAGGGAGGAATTGTATGACATTGTGGCTGCTACAAAGAATGGATTTGCTTTAACTGGAACTGTGGCCAAGACTCAATTTGGTCCCAGCATAGGACTTGTGGACATTGGAGAGTCAGAAGACTCCTATCTGTTTCGTGTCTCTCTTCCAGGAGTCAAGAGGGATGAAA AGGAATTCTTTTGTGATGTTGAGCTTGATGGGAAAATATTGATATCTGGAGTAACTATAACAGGAGAGAGGGTAGTATACAGGTACTCTAAGGCGTTTGAAATGCAAACTCAAAACCTTTGTCCACCAGGTAAATTTGGCATGTCCTTCCAGCTGCCTGGGCCTGTTGATCCGCATCAATTTTCAGGTAATTTTGGCACTGATGGAGTTCTTGAAGGAATTGTTATGAAAGCGAAATGA
- the LOC137828188 gene encoding nuclear transcription factor Y subunit C-3-like — MDHQGHGHGQNPSLGVVGSGPQLTYGSNPYQASHITASPGMVVASPGTIQSTGQPAATQLGQHQLAYQHMHQQQQQQLQQRLQAFWTNQYQEIEKVTDFKNHSLPLARIKKIMKADEDVRMISAEAPVIFARACEMFILELTLRSWNHTEENKRKTLQKNDIAAAITRTDIFDFLVDIVPREDYKDEVLASMPRGTVPVTGAPEALPYCYMPPQHAQVGTAAVMMGNNPVMDPYAQQSHQYSMAPQMWPQPPEQQQSSPDQ; from the coding sequence ATGGATCATCAAGGGCATGGGCATGGTCAGAACCCATCTCTGGGAGTTGTTGGAAGTGGACCTCAACTCACCTATGGTTCTAATCCATACCAGGCCAGCCACATAACAGCCTCACCTGGGATGGTTGTTGCATCACCTGGGACCATTCAATCCACTGGTCAACCAGCTGCAACTCAACTAGGACAGCATCAACTTgcttatcagcacatgcatcAGCAACAACAGCAGCAGCTGCAGCAAAGACTTCAAGCCTTCTGGACAAATCAATATCAAGAAATTGAGAAGGTGACTGATTTCAAGAACCACAGCCTTCCCTTGGCAAGGATAAAAAAGATTATGAAGGCCGATGAGGATGTCAGAATGATATCAGCTGAGGCACCTGTCATATTTGCAAGGGCATGTGAAATGTTCATATTGGAGCTAACCTTGCGTTCTTGGAACCATACTGAAGAGAACAAAAGGAAAACACTTCAAAAGAATGATATTGCAGCAGCCATCACAAGAACTGATATCTTTGATTTCTTGGTTGACATTGTGCCTAGGGAGGACTATAAAGATGAAGTGCTTGCATCAATGCCAAGAGGAACTGTACCAGTTACAGGGGCCCCTGAGGCACTTCCTTACTGTTATATGCCACCTCAACATGCACAAGTTGGAACTGCTGCTGTCATGATGGGTAATAACCCTGTGATGGATCCTTATGCTCAACAGTCTCATCAATACAGCATGGCACCGCAAATGTGGCCACAGCCACCAGAGCAACAACAATCATCTCCAGACCAGTAG
- the LOC137829842 gene encoding heavy metal-associated isoprenylated plant protein 34 encodes MSKQDMLKVQNCLLKVNIHCDGCEQKVKKILQKIDGVYSVNIDAERGKVMVSGHIDPAKLIKKLKRSGKHAEVWGGQRGMMYNQNYPTYPQFKNLHIDNTKGGKDNKPQNHKGGAPQKGGGGGQLAHFQNTKEGSKVPPKNQKSVHFNLSEDELDESDEDFGEFDDDYDEFEDDYDDFDEEDEEEEEYGHGRGQGQGQGHPMQHNKMMGQMGNGRGPHGPGGMMNGSGMNSHKGGGNYGSVKKGEVIDLPIQMKGKGGNFNEGKNGNGGKKGNGDDGQKNKGGKQKGGGGGGNNTHNSENKKKNSKAKNGGGFLVRFLGLGKKNKKGGGSADTTTNKNKDNRGGNNNNKGKKNGGAGGGKLDKLEFDFQDFDISPKGKNGKGSNNGKNNNGKGHGGNNGNVGPMGPMSHQVGPMGQRGPMNQMSQMEHMRNMNMNIPAVQGLPAAAAAAAAMNGGYYQGMQGMHMQQPNLYNIQQQQQQQQLMAMMMNQQHQQQQQQQQQQQQANMSMYPPHMLYGRQASMNYFPPPPMPSHPMADPITHVFSDENTESCSVM; translated from the exons ATGAGCAAACAAGACATGCTCAAAGTTCAG AATTGCCTTCTCAAGGTGAATATCCACTGCGATGGCTGTGAACAGAAAGTAAAGAAAATCCTCCAGAAAATTGATG GAGTGTATTCTGTGAACATAGATGCGGAGCGGGGGAAGGTAATGGTGTCAGGGCACATAGATCCAGCTAAGCTGATAAAAAAGCTGAAGAGGTCAGGGAAGCATGCCGAAGTTTGGGGCGGGCAGAGAGGCATGATGTACAACCAAAACTACCCCACCTACCCTCAGTTCAAGAACTTGCACATAGATAACACCAAAGGGGGCAAGGACAACAAGCCTCAGAATCACAAGGGTGGTGCTCCTCAGAAAGGTGGAGGTGGTGGTCAACTAGCACACTTCCAAAATACCAAGGAAGGCTCAAAAGTACCCCCTAAGAATCAGAAATCTGTCCACTTCAACTTATCAGAGGATGAACTTGATGAGAGTGATGAAGATTTTGGTGAATTTGATGATGATTATGACGAGTTTGAAGATGATTATGATGATTTTGATGAAGAGGATGAGGAGGAGGAAGAGTATGGACATGGCCGGGGGCAGGGGCAGGGGCAGGGGCATCCAATGCAACACAACAAGATGATGGGCCAGATGGGGAACGGGCGTGGGCCTCATGGGCCTGGCGGAATGATGAATGGGTCTGGCATGAACAGCCATAAAGGGGGTGGGAATTACGGGAGTGTGAAGAAGGGTGAGGTCATTGATCTACCCATACAAATGAAGGGCAAAGGTGGAAACTTCAACGAGGGTAAAAATGGAAATGGAGGAAAAAAAGGCAATGGAGATGACGGTCAAAAGAACAAAGGTGGAAAGCAAAAGGGTGGTGGCGGTGGGGGAAATAACACTCACAACAGTGAGAACAAGAAAAAGAACTCCAAAGCCAAAAATGGCGGTGGCTTCCTGGTTCGGTTCCTAGGCCTTGGGAAAAAGAACAAGAAGGGAGGAGGTTCAGCCGACACAACAACAAACAAGAATAAAGACAACAGAGGtggaaacaacaacaacaaaggaaagaaaaacgGAGGAGCAGGAGGAGGTAAATTAGACAAACTTGAGTTTGACTTCCAGGATTTTGATATCTCTCCCAAAGGTAAAAATGGCAAGGGTAGCAATAATGGTAAAAACAATAATGGCAAGGGTCACGGTGGCAATAATGGCAATGTGGGGCCCATGGGTCCAATGAGCCATCAGGTGGGCCCCATGGGTCAGAGAGGCCCAATGAATCAGATGAGTCAAATGGAGCATATGAGGAACATGAACATGAATATCCCGGCGGTGCAAGGATTACCGGCGGCGGCAGCAGCTGCGGCGGCGATGAATGGCGGCTACTACCAAGGGATGCAAGGGATGCACATGCAACAACCAAACCTTTACAACATCCAACAACAGCAGCAACAACAGCAATTGATGGCCATGATGATGAACCAACAACACcaacagcagcagcagcaacaacagcagcaacagcaagcaaacATGAGCATGTACCCACCGCATATGCTGTATGGAAGGCAAGCCTCCATGAACTACTTTCCGCCGCCACCAATGCCGTCACACCCGATGGCGGATCCTATCACACATGTTTTCAGTGACGAGAACACTGAGAGCTGCAGCGTGATGTAA